Proteins found in one Micromonospora sp. WMMD1082 genomic segment:
- a CDS encoding carbohydrate ABC transporter permease: MFSASQRLWRTSPLTYMALVLAALLSIYPFYYMLVIGSRTLDAINDVPPPFTPGSAFGDNFGRVLDNDAANFLTGLTNSIIVSSVVTVSVVLTGSLAGFAFAKLRFRGRNILLLAIIVTMMIPTQMGLIPLWGMMQELDWHGTLYAVTVPFLVTGFGVFMMRQYASQAISDELIEAGRVDGASTFRIYWNIVLPALRPAAGVLGLLTFMENWNSFLWPYAILTPENPTLQVSLSFLSYAYYTDYSQVFAATAVGTLPLVLVFILFGRQIIGGIMEGAVKS, from the coding sequence GTGTTCTCGGCTTCCCAGCGCCTGTGGCGCACCAGTCCATTGACCTACATGGCCCTCGTCCTGGCGGCCCTGTTGTCGATCTACCCCTTCTACTACATGCTGGTGATCGGCAGCCGCACCCTGGACGCCATCAACGACGTGCCGCCGCCGTTCACCCCCGGAAGTGCCTTCGGCGACAACTTCGGGCGGGTGCTCGACAACGACGCGGCCAACTTCCTCACCGGCCTGACGAACTCGATCATCGTCTCCTCGGTGGTCACCGTGTCGGTGGTGCTCACCGGCTCGCTGGCCGGCTTCGCCTTCGCGAAGCTGCGATTCCGGGGCCGCAACATCCTGCTGCTGGCGATCATCGTCACCATGATGATCCCGACCCAGATGGGCCTCATCCCGCTCTGGGGCATGATGCAGGAGCTCGACTGGCATGGCACCCTCTACGCGGTCACCGTGCCGTTCCTGGTCACCGGCTTCGGCGTGTTCATGATGCGGCAGTACGCCAGCCAGGCGATCTCCGACGAACTGATCGAGGCCGGCCGGGTCGACGGCGCCAGCACCTTCCGGATCTACTGGAACATCGTGCTGCCCGCGTTGCGTCCGGCCGCCGGCGTGCTGGGTCTGTTGACCTTCATGGAGAACTGGAACTCGTTCCTCTGGCCGTACGCGATCCTCACCCCGGAGAACCCGACCCTGCAGGTCTCGCTCTCCTTCCTGTCGTACGCCTACTACACCGACTACTCCCAGGTCTTCGCCGCCACGGCGGTCGGCACCCTGCCACTGGTCCTGGTCTTCATTCTGTTCGGCCGCCAGATCATCGGCGGGATCATGGAAGGTGCAGTCAAGTCGTGA
- a CDS encoding sugar ABC transporter permease: protein MSLSATTAPPSPAPPPPDAAPRRRRGYLLNRLDLKYSPYLYIAPFFLIFGVFGLYPMLRTAWMSLHDWDMIGDHSFIGFDNYTQLVSDEYFWNALVNTFGIFALSTIPQLLLALFLANLLNRTLLRAKTFFRMAIFVPNVVSVAAVAIVFGMLFQREFGLFNWLLSFVGVDQIDWRAQRWSSWTAIATMVNWRWTGYNTLILLAGMQAIPKDLYEAAAIDGASQWRQFWRITLPMLKPTFIFVVILSTIGGMQLFTEPLLFANGRILGGNQREFQTLAMYMYEKGIDNLSTAGYGAAVAWAIFMIIVLMSLLNFVLVRRAAK, encoded by the coding sequence ATGAGTCTGTCGGCCACGACGGCGCCGCCGTCGCCAGCACCACCACCACCCGATGCTGCGCCCCGGCGTCGTCGCGGGTACCTGCTCAACCGCCTGGATCTCAAGTACTCGCCGTACCTCTACATCGCGCCGTTCTTCCTGATCTTCGGCGTGTTCGGGCTGTACCCGATGCTGCGCACCGCCTGGATGTCGCTGCACGACTGGGACATGATCGGCGATCACTCGTTCATCGGATTCGACAACTACACCCAGCTGGTCTCCGACGAGTACTTCTGGAACGCGCTGGTCAACACCTTCGGCATCTTCGCCCTGTCGACCATCCCGCAGCTGCTGCTGGCGCTCTTCCTGGCGAACCTGCTCAACCGCACGCTGCTGCGCGCCAAGACCTTCTTCCGGATGGCCATCTTCGTCCCGAACGTGGTCTCGGTGGCTGCGGTGGCGATCGTCTTCGGCATGCTGTTCCAGCGCGAGTTCGGCCTGTTCAACTGGCTGCTCAGCTTCGTCGGGGTGGACCAGATCGACTGGCGGGCGCAGCGGTGGAGTTCCTGGACGGCGATCGCCACCATGGTCAACTGGCGGTGGACCGGCTACAACACCCTGATCCTGCTCGCCGGCATGCAGGCCATCCCGAAGGACCTGTACGAGGCGGCCGCGATCGACGGCGCCAGTCAGTGGCGGCAGTTCTGGCGGATCACCCTGCCGATGCTCAAGCCCACCTTCATCTTCGTGGTCATCCTCTCCACGATCGGCGGCATGCAGCTCTTCACCGAGCCGCTGCTCTTCGCCAACGGGCGCATCCTCGGTGGCAATCAGCGGGAGTTCCAGACCCTGGCCATGTACATGTACGAGAAGGGCATCGACAACCTGAGCACCGCAGGCTACGGGGCCGCGGTGGCCTGGGCGATCTTCATGATCATCGTCTTGATGTCGCTGCTCAACTTCGTTCTCGTCCGCCGCGCGGCCAAGTGA